The Sphingomonas sanxanigenens DSM 19645 = NX02 genome includes a region encoding these proteins:
- a CDS encoding phospholipase D-like domain-containing protein, protein MIDASHFALGYLLLEWAIRAVMVIIIPLRRPPEAARSWLLLVLFLPVPALLLYRLIGRASFPAWRRARFEATAKMRVGIAGELRGPSPDPSQLARLARTLGGFPAVRGNAISLIPGYEAAIAAMVAAIDGATQRVHLLTYIFADDATGRAIADALGRARSRGVVVRVLIDALGSRPWAKRSLAMLHDRGVDARLVLPVRFAALRRARSDLRNHRKLCLVDGALGFVGSQNIVDRDFKPGIVNDELVARVEGPVVAALDAVFASDWAMETEVVPAPLPIAAPAGGTLLQAMPSGPDFGVPGFERLLVEIVHGARDHVAIVSPYLIPDEALLTALGNAVARGVAVDLIVSRVVDQRFVSLAQRSYYDELLEAGVRLHRYRDRLLHAKTVTMDGIVGVVGSSNADVRSFTLNAEISLILHDAQACAALERVQQACMASSDLLTLNEWRARPRGARLAENLARLVSPLL, encoded by the coding sequence ATGATCGACGCATCGCATTTCGCGCTCGGCTATCTGCTGCTCGAATGGGCGATCCGCGCGGTGATGGTGATCATCATCCCGCTGCGCCGTCCGCCCGAAGCGGCGCGCAGCTGGCTGCTGCTGGTGCTGTTCCTGCCCGTGCCTGCGCTGCTGCTCTACCGCCTGATCGGGCGCGCCAGCTTTCCGGCGTGGCGGCGGGCGCGGTTCGAGGCGACCGCCAAGATGCGCGTCGGTATCGCGGGGGAATTGCGCGGACCGTCGCCGGACCCGTCGCAGCTCGCGCGCCTCGCCCGCACCCTCGGCGGCTTCCCGGCGGTCCGCGGCAACGCGATCAGCCTGATCCCCGGCTATGAGGCGGCGATCGCCGCGATGGTGGCGGCGATCGACGGCGCGACGCAGCGGGTCCATCTGCTGACCTATATCTTTGCCGACGATGCGACCGGCCGGGCCATCGCCGATGCGCTCGGCCGGGCGCGCAGTCGGGGCGTGGTGGTGCGCGTGCTGATCGACGCGCTGGGATCGCGCCCTTGGGCGAAGCGCAGCCTTGCGATGCTCCATGATCGAGGCGTCGACGCCCGGCTGGTGTTGCCGGTGCGCTTTGCAGCGCTGCGTCGCGCGCGAAGCGACCTGCGCAATCATCGCAAATTGTGCCTGGTCGATGGCGCGCTGGGGTTCGTCGGATCGCAGAACATCGTCGATCGCGATTTCAAACCGGGCATCGTCAATGACGAACTCGTCGCGCGGGTCGAGGGACCGGTGGTCGCGGCGCTCGACGCGGTGTTCGCCAGCGACTGGGCGATGGAGACCGAGGTGGTGCCGGCACCGCTGCCGATCGCCGCGCCGGCGGGCGGCACGCTGCTGCAGGCTATGCCCAGCGGACCGGATTTCGGCGTGCCGGGCTTCGAGCGGCTGCTCGTGGAGATCGTCCACGGCGCGCGCGATCATGTGGCGATCGTCTCACCCTATCTGATTCCGGACGAGGCGCTGCTGACCGCGCTGGGCAATGCGGTGGCGCGGGGTGTGGCGGTGGACCTCATCGTCTCGCGCGTCGTCGACCAGCGCTTCGTCAGCCTGGCGCAGCGATCCTATTATGACGAACTGCTCGAGGCCGGGGTGCGCCTCCATCGCTATCGCGACCGCCTGCTCCACGCGAAGACCGTCACGATGGATGGCATCGTCGGCGTCGTCGGATCGAGCAATGCCGACGTCCGGTCCTTCACGCTGAACGCCGAGATCAGCCTGATCCTCCACGATGCGCAGGCCTGCGCGGCGTTGGAGCGGGTGCAGCAGGCCTGCATGGCGAGCAGCGACCTGCTGACGCTGAACGAATGGCGGGCGCGGCCGCGGGGCGCGCGGCTGGCGGAAAACCTGGCGCGGTTGGTCAGCCCGCTGCTTTGA
- a CDS encoding cob(I)yrinic acid a,c-diamide adenosyltransferase: MVKLNKIYTRTGDGGTTGLVDGSRVAKHDLRMQAIGDVDEANSAIGVAIASQGMEQAARGRLLTIQNDLFDLGADLATPGEDFAPGEMVLRIVPGQVARLEAEIDAMNESLAPLRSFILPGGSPAVAAVHLARAVMRRAERSATAAAADMPLNPQALAYLNRLSDHLFVTARWLAAQAGGDILWVPGASR, from the coding sequence GTGGTCAAGCTCAACAAGATCTACACGCGCACCGGCGATGGCGGCACGACCGGGCTGGTCGATGGATCGCGCGTCGCGAAGCATGATCTGCGGATGCAGGCGATCGGCGATGTCGATGAGGCCAACAGCGCGATCGGCGTGGCGATTGCGTCACAGGGCATGGAGCAGGCGGCCCGCGGCCGGCTGTTGACGATCCAGAACGACCTGTTCGATCTCGGTGCCGACCTTGCCACACCGGGCGAGGATTTCGCCCCGGGCGAGATGGTGCTGCGCATCGTGCCCGGGCAGGTCGCCCGGCTGGAAGCAGAGATCGATGCGATGAACGAGTCGCTCGCGCCGCTGCGCAGCTTCATCCTGCCCGGCGGATCGCCCGCGGTCGCCGCGGTCCACCTCGCCCGCGCGGTGATGCGTCGTGCCGAGCGGTCGGCAACCGCGGCGGCGGCGGACATGCCGCTCAACCCGCAGGCGCTGGCCTATCTCAATCGCCTGTCCGACCATCTTTTCGTTACCGCGCGCTGGTTGGCGGCGCAGGCCGGCGGCGACATATTGTGGGTGCCGGGCGCCTCGCGGTGA
- a CDS encoding ATP-binding protein, translated as MAGQSNDEAGWERIYAFGPYRLIPSRQRLLHGNLPVRLGGRAFELLCLLVQRSGTLVDKKDLMAAAWPDTFVHDSNLKVNMHNLRRSLGDTQMPPTYIATIAGRGYRFVAPVQVGDRPMGEDEAAPGDVEPRSFPAAREMVGRDTEVAAILADLRAHRHVSVVGAGGIGKTTVALAAAHAFEADCPDGLCFVDLATIDDPLLLPSALVAALGLRGNPGDLLAAAVEHLRGRRMLVLLDSCEHVLPAATLFAGRLAAAGGAALLLATSREPLRLADEHVVWLDALAVPPPGMPLTAATALGFSAIDLFVRRAAEWSGYQLVDGDCAAIARVCRALDGVPLAIELVAAKVDQHPVGTLPAMLNEHLGFRNRQAGTAPLRHETLMETIDWSYRLLSRDEAAVHRLVSVFADAFEQDDAVAIAAAAPLAPVAVAVALGGLVAKSLLAAQVDGPALRYRLLDSTRRHAARRRREEGGDVRALPAHAERLLAIFEHAEEEWHWRDTAEWTRLYRRRLPDLRAALAWAFGEGGDAALGIRLTVAAIPLWFEASLMSEAQAAVERALDRAASVPCDDLLEAKLAGFRAWSMIYTRTLLPGIEAAWRDAIALAQRAGSEGHSLRAQVGLCFFLIQTGRMAEAAAYAEMFVGAPDAAGAITPEIERMRAWARAFGGELAESRAVLDRLAATYDRPDGRSRMAGIQVDRFIGIRCYLPFVAWLGGDADTAAAAADAAVSAAGSLGHIVSESNALGLAALPVALWTGDEAALDRYTALLRANLEREPIALWAPVARFFAAALADLRGSDATAAMREAIDGLLEARFTMRIGMHLGLLADALARHGRLEEAIATIADAHRYNAAQGERWCHAETQRIDAAILERAGQTAAAETLRRAALADARAIGALAFELRVATDLAAQRVDSGRFAEAVTLLAPVRRRFGEGLATRDLVAAAALLRRAEAGKTRSA; from the coding sequence ATGGCCGGGCAGTCGAACGATGAGGCGGGATGGGAGCGGATCTACGCCTTCGGGCCCTATCGACTGATCCCCAGCCGGCAGCGGCTGCTGCACGGCAATCTCCCGGTGCGGCTGGGCGGCCGGGCGTTCGAATTGCTATGCCTGCTCGTCCAGCGCAGCGGCACGCTGGTCGACAAGAAGGACTTGATGGCAGCCGCGTGGCCCGACACGTTCGTGCATGACAGCAATCTCAAGGTGAACATGCACAATCTGCGGCGCTCGCTGGGCGATACGCAGATGCCGCCCACCTATATCGCGACGATCGCCGGGCGCGGTTACCGCTTCGTCGCACCCGTCCAGGTCGGCGATCGTCCGATGGGCGAGGATGAGGCCGCGCCCGGCGACGTCGAGCCGCGCAGCTTTCCGGCGGCGCGCGAGATGGTCGGCCGCGACACCGAGGTGGCGGCGATCCTCGCCGATCTCAGGGCGCATCGGCATGTGAGCGTCGTGGGTGCGGGGGGCATCGGCAAGACCACGGTCGCGCTGGCAGCGGCGCACGCGTTCGAGGCGGATTGTCCCGACGGGCTCTGCTTCGTGGATCTCGCGACGATCGACGATCCGCTGCTCTTGCCCTCCGCGCTGGTGGCGGCGCTGGGGCTGCGCGGCAATCCCGGTGACCTGCTCGCCGCCGCCGTGGAGCATCTGCGCGGTCGCCGCATGCTGGTGCTGCTCGACAGCTGCGAGCATGTGCTGCCCGCGGCGACACTGTTCGCCGGGCGCCTCGCCGCGGCCGGCGGCGCGGCGCTGCTGCTTGCGACCAGCCGCGAACCGCTCCGCCTGGCCGACGAGCATGTCGTGTGGCTCGATGCCCTCGCCGTGCCGCCCCCCGGCATGCCGTTGACCGCCGCCACGGCCCTGGGCTTCTCCGCGATCGACCTGTTCGTCCGCCGCGCGGCCGAATGGTCGGGCTATCAGCTCGTCGACGGCGATTGCGCCGCGATCGCGCGCGTCTGCCGCGCGCTGGACGGGGTGCCGCTGGCGATCGAACTGGTCGCGGCGAAGGTCGATCAGCACCCCGTGGGCACGCTGCCGGCAATGCTCAACGAGCATCTCGGCTTCCGCAACCGCCAGGCGGGGACGGCGCCGCTGCGTCATGAAACGCTGATGGAGACGATCGACTGGAGCTATCGCCTGCTGTCGCGCGACGAGGCGGCGGTTCATCGGCTCGTTTCGGTGTTCGCGGACGCGTTCGAACAGGACGATGCCGTGGCGATCGCCGCCGCTGCACCGCTGGCGCCGGTTGCGGTCGCGGTGGCGCTGGGCGGCCTCGTCGCCAAGTCGCTGCTGGCAGCGCAGGTCGATGGCCCGGCGCTGCGCTATCGCCTGCTCGACAGCACCCGCCGCCACGCCGCGCGGCGGCGGCGCGAGGAGGGCGGGGACGTGCGGGCACTGCCCGCGCATGCCGAACGCCTGCTCGCCATCTTCGAGCATGCCGAGGAGGAATGGCATTGGCGCGATACCGCCGAGTGGACCAGGCTCTACCGCCGGCGCCTGCCCGATCTGCGCGCCGCGCTCGCCTGGGCCTTCGGCGAGGGCGGCGATGCCGCGCTGGGTATCCGGCTGACGGTGGCCGCGATCCCGCTGTGGTTCGAGGCCTCGCTGATGAGCGAGGCGCAGGCGGCGGTCGAACGCGCGCTGGATCGTGCGGCATCGGTGCCGTGCGACGATCTGCTGGAGGCCAAGCTCGCCGGCTTCCGGGCGTGGAGCATGATCTATACCCGCACGCTGCTGCCCGGCATCGAGGCTGCATGGCGGGATGCGATCGCTCTCGCCCAGCGGGCCGGCAGCGAAGGGCACAGCCTGCGCGCGCAGGTGGGCCTCTGCTTCTTCCTGATCCAGACCGGCCGGATGGCCGAGGCGGCGGCCTATGCCGAGATGTTCGTCGGCGCACCGGATGCGGCGGGGGCGATCACACCCGAGATCGAGCGGATGCGTGCGTGGGCGCGCGCCTTCGGCGGCGAACTGGCGGAGAGCCGCGCGGTGCTCGACCGGCTTGCGGCAACCTATGACCGGCCCGACGGCCGGTCGCGCATGGCGGGCATCCAGGTCGATCGCTTCATCGGTATCCGCTGCTACCTGCCGTTCGTCGCGTGGCTGGGCGGCGATGCCGACACCGCGGCGGCGGCGGCAGACGCCGCGGTGTCGGCGGCGGGCAGCCTCGGCCATATCGTCTCGGAGTCCAACGCGCTCGGGCTTGCCGCCTTGCCGGTGGCGTTGTGGACTGGCGATGAAGCCGCGCTCGACCGCTATACCGCGCTGCTGCGCGCCAACCTGGAACGCGAGCCGATCGCCTTGTGGGCGCCCGTGGCGCGCTTCTTCGCCGCCGCGCTGGCCGATCTACGCGGCAGCGATGCGACCGCGGCGATGCGCGAGGCGATCGATGGGCTGCTGGAAGCGCGCTTCACCATGCGCATCGGCATGCACCTCGGCCTGCTCGCCGACGCGCTCGCGCGCCATGGCCGGCTTGAAGAGGCCATCGCCACGATCGCCGATGCGCACCGCTACAATGCGGCGCAGGGCGAGCGGTGGTGCCACGCCGAAACCCAGCGGATCGATGCCGCGATCCTCGAGCGCGCGGGGCAGACGGCGGCGGCGGAGACGCTGCGTCGGGCGGCGCTGGCCGACGCGCGTGCGATCGGGGCCCTGGCGTTCGAGCTGCGCGTGGCGACGGATCTTGCCGCACAGCGTGTGGATTCGGGGCGTTTCGCCGAGGCGGTAACGCTGCTCGCGCCGGTTCGCCGCCGTTTCGGTGAGGGGCTCGCGACGCGCGATCTGGTTGCTGCCGCGGCGCTGCTGCGGCGCGCCGAAGCAGGAAAGACCCGCTCGGCCTGA
- the egtB gene encoding ergothioneine biosynthesis protein EgtB: MATRRDAAVLCDPLPAFFRQVRTLSAALVASLSDADATVQAMDDASPAKWHLAHTTWFFETFVLRDHVPGYALYDERWPFLFNSYYEAEGERHARARRGMLTRPALDEVLEWRAHVDAAVEAALPGLSAEARALVTLGCHHEQQHQELLQTDILALFALNPLAPAIWAEPRTPPAPAPAPIRWIEGMRGIVEIGENGADGFAFDCEGPRHPVLLHPHAIADRPVTNSEWIAFIDDGGYRRPDHWLSDGWTWVKANAVEAPLYWRRAADGGWNAFALDGLHAVRPAAPVTHISYYEAEAFARWAGARLPTEAEWESAARCFDPEGGNLLDRAGPARPCASPAGEGVGQMFGDVWEWTGSAYLPYPGFRPAAGAVGEYNGKFMSGQFVLRGGSCATPRGHVRASYRNFFYPHQRWQFAGVRLAKDL, translated from the coding sequence ATGGCGACACGGCGCGACGCCGCGGTTTTGTGCGATCCGCTTCCCGCATTCTTCCGGCAGGTCCGCACGCTCAGCGCAGCGCTCGTGGCGTCGCTGTCGGATGCCGATGCGACGGTGCAGGCGATGGACGATGCCTCGCCCGCCAAATGGCACCTCGCGCATACGACCTGGTTCTTCGAAACCTTCGTGCTGCGCGATCACGTGCCGGGCTATGCGCTTTACGACGAACGCTGGCCCTTCCTGTTCAACAGCTATTACGAGGCCGAGGGAGAGCGCCACGCGCGCGCCCGGCGCGGCATGCTGACCCGGCCGGCGCTGGACGAGGTGCTCGAGTGGCGCGCGCATGTCGATGCCGCGGTGGAAGCGGCCCTGCCGGGGCTTTCGGCGGAAGCGCGCGCGCTGGTGACGCTCGGCTGCCATCATGAGCAGCAGCATCAAGAATTGCTGCAAACCGACATCCTCGCGTTGTTCGCGCTCAACCCGCTGGCGCCGGCCATATGGGCGGAGCCGCGCACGCCCCCTGCCCCCGCCCCCGCGCCGATCCGCTGGATCGAGGGTATGCGGGGCATCGTCGAGATCGGCGAGAATGGCGCGGACGGCTTCGCGTTCGATTGCGAGGGGCCCCGCCACCCGGTGCTGCTCCACCCCCACGCCATCGCCGACCGGCCGGTCACCAACAGCGAATGGATCGCCTTCATCGACGATGGCGGCTACCGGCGCCCCGACCATTGGCTGTCGGACGGCTGGACCTGGGTGAAGGCCAATGCAGTCGAGGCGCCGCTTTATTGGCGGCGCGCAGCGGACGGAGGCTGGAACGCCTTCGCCCTCGACGGTCTCCACGCCGTGCGCCCCGCCGCGCCCGTCACCCATATCAGCTATTATGAGGCAGAGGCGTTCGCGCGCTGGGCCGGCGCAAGGCTGCCGACCGAAGCCGAATGGGAAAGCGCCGCCCGGTGCTTCGATCCCGAAGGCGGCAACCTGCTCGATCGCGCGGGGCCGGCGAGGCCCTGCGCTTCGCCTGCCGGCGAAGGCGTCGGCCAGATGTTCGGGGATGTCTGGGAATGGACGGGCAGCGCCTATCTGCCCTACCCCGGCTTCCGCCCGGCCGCGGGCGCGGTGGGCGAATATAATGGCAAGTTCATGAGCGGGCAGTTCGTGTTGCGTGGCGGGAGCTGTGCCACGCCGCGTGGCCATGTCCGCGCCAGCTACCGCAACTTCTTCTATCCCCACCAGCGCTGGCAGTTCGCCGGCGTGCGTCTGGCAAAGGATCTGTGA
- a CDS encoding twin transmembrane helix small protein gives MNVLLVLLIVAAVIATVVALVRGIVSFLQETEADLKNGGPSPSGLRQNRMMMARVMFQAVAVLLVAVLLLLNR, from the coding sequence ATGAACGTGCTTCTCGTCCTGCTGATCGTGGCCGCCGTGATCGCGACGGTCGTTGCGCTTGTTCGCGGCATCGTCTCCTTCCTGCAGGAGACCGAGGCCGATCTTAAGAATGGCGGCCCCAGCCCTTCGGGCCTGCGCCAGAACCGCATGATGATGGCGCGCGTGATGTTTCAGGCGGTCGCGGTGCTGCTGGTGGCGGTGTTGCTGCTGCTCAATCGCTGA
- a CDS encoding cation:proton antiporter: MELTVLQALSPVILLLAGGVVAAIGSRLLGLSPIVGYLALGIFLRATGWVEANEIIKILAELGVIFLLFDIGLHFSTRHLMDQAADVFGFGPVQMIAGTVGLGLIAMAFGLPFYAAALVGATLALSSTAVVARLIAERHQQNCPVGLTATSILVFQDIAAIFLLIVATALGTGEAIAPAAGMALLKAVGAFLVAAGLAKLVVRPLFDLVARNRNEEVFTAMALLIALAAGWATGQLGLSLTLGAFLGGMIITETPYRAIIQSEIKPFRGLLLGFFFVTVGLSLNVVALAELWPGVLVAAALLVAGKVVLNAIASLAFRWSVPGSAQLGFLLAQGSEFAFVIFSLPPVRALIGEEHSAVLIAAVALSLAVTPNVAQFGRTLAGRLRQRRVIAADPELQPRGLTAPVFIVGMNQRGRTVADALAAFDIDYAAIENDEQRLREATADGYNVVFGDYFDPRIWEPLGMAGRRISVITTPSLETSSGITPIARQFFPGLTRVAIVDDPAEAARFAEIGLVPVVESGTPGLDAAVAVLERLGVDVEAIAGWREGQMLRDVASAD, from the coding sequence ATGGAACTGACCGTTCTCCAGGCGCTGTCCCCGGTGATCCTGCTGCTTGCCGGCGGTGTGGTCGCGGCGATCGGATCGCGCCTCCTCGGGCTCAGTCCGATCGTCGGCTATCTCGCGCTCGGCATCTTCCTGCGCGCGACCGGTTGGGTCGAAGCCAATGAGATCATCAAGATCCTCGCCGAACTGGGCGTGATCTTCCTGCTGTTCGACATCGGCCTGCATTTCTCGACGCGCCACCTGATGGATCAGGCGGCGGACGTGTTCGGCTTCGGCCCGGTGCAGATGATCGCCGGTACGGTAGGGCTCGGGTTGATCGCGATGGCGTTCGGCCTGCCATTCTATGCGGCGGCGCTGGTCGGCGCCACATTGGCGCTTTCCTCGACCGCTGTGGTCGCGCGGCTGATCGCGGAGCGTCACCAGCAGAACTGCCCGGTGGGGCTCACCGCCACCTCGATCCTCGTTTTCCAGGATATCGCGGCGATCTTCCTGCTGATCGTCGCCACCGCGCTGGGCACGGGGGAGGCGATCGCGCCGGCTGCGGGGATGGCATTGCTCAAGGCGGTAGGCGCCTTCCTCGTCGCGGCCGGGCTCGCCAAGCTGGTGGTGCGGCCGCTGTTCGATCTCGTCGCGCGCAACCGCAATGAAGAGGTGTTCACCGCGATGGCGCTGCTGATCGCGCTCGCGGCGGGCTGGGCGACGGGGCAACTCGGCCTGTCGCTCACCCTGGGCGCGTTTCTCGGCGGCATGATCATCACCGAAACGCCCTACCGCGCGATCATCCAGTCGGAGATCAAGCCGTTTCGCGGGCTGCTGCTCGGCTTCTTCTTCGTCACCGTCGGCCTGTCGCTGAATGTCGTGGCGCTGGCGGAGCTGTGGCCGGGGGTGCTGGTCGCGGCAGCGCTGCTGGTGGCGGGGAAGGTGGTGCTCAACGCGATCGCCAGCCTCGCCTTCCGCTGGTCGGTGCCCGGCTCCGCGCAACTCGGCTTCCTGCTGGCGCAGGGCTCCGAATTCGCCTTCGTGATCTTCAGCCTGCCGCCGGTGCGCGCGCTGATCGGCGAGGAGCATAGTGCGGTGCTGATCGCCGCGGTGGCGCTGAGCCTCGCGGTAACGCCCAACGTCGCGCAGTTCGGCCGCACGCTGGCGGGGCGGCTGCGCCAGCGCCGGGTGATCGCGGCCGACCCCGAACTGCAGCCGCGCGGGCTGACCGCGCCGGTGTTCATCGTCGGCATGAACCAGCGCGGCCGCACCGTCGCCGACGCGCTGGCCGCGTTCGACATCGACTATGCCGCGATCGAGAATGACGAGCAGCGCCTGCGCGAGGCGACCGCCGATGGCTACAACGTGGTGTTCGGCGACTATTTCGACCCGCGCATCTGGGAGCCGCTGGGCATGGCCGGCCGCCGCATCAGCGTGATCACCACGCCGTCCCTCGAAACGTCGAGCGGCATCACACCGATCGCCCGGCAGTTCTTTCCCGGCCTCACCCGCGTCGCCATCGTCGACGATCCTGCGGAGGCGGCGCGCTTCGCCGAGATCGGCCTGGTGCCGGTCGTGGAATCCGGAACACCGGGGCTCGACGCGGCGGTGGCCGTGCTGGAGCGGCTGGGGGTCGATGTCGAGGCGATCGCGGGGTGGCGCGAGGGGCAGATGCTGCGGGACGTGGCGAGCGCGGACTGA
- a CDS encoding GGDEF domain-containing protein produces MFQLPDLETLRLCSTVATMSFAIVFAVLWFARRSETPLLYWSASMGLYGLVLIAFGYVPHGSWIAVSTLMVVLAFTNILVLAGIRRFEGLPPFHPWMLLPILLPASGHALAELLPTPADPIAAMVLDGAEGLALLLSITMIASATLLGFPARPSRGRTIAAVALFGYVPAYVAAAVLSQGAASPDIVAIIPLLADQVFLGVLSLALLSMAGERALAQLRQVALRDPLTGAWNRAGLAAAQARLLVEGAVVVAVDIDHFKAINDRHGHDAGDQVLITLSHHACTLADQLGGSFARVGGDEFVAILPPGSDAHRFADRLSALGRRHPVHQGTWTISIGLAHVQAGDTNFHDARRRADGRLYAAKAAGRDQVAA; encoded by the coding sequence GTGTTCCAGCTGCCCGACCTCGAGACGTTGCGTCTGTGCAGTACGGTTGCGACGATGTCCTTCGCCATCGTCTTCGCCGTGCTGTGGTTTGCACGCCGCAGCGAGACTCCGTTGCTCTACTGGTCGGCCAGCATGGGTCTCTATGGCCTGGTGCTGATCGCGTTCGGTTACGTGCCGCACGGCTCATGGATCGCAGTGAGCACCCTGATGGTGGTGCTGGCCTTCACCAACATCCTCGTCCTCGCCGGCATCCGCCGCTTCGAAGGGCTGCCGCCCTTCCACCCCTGGATGCTGCTTCCCATCCTGCTTCCCGCATCGGGCCATGCCCTGGCGGAATTGCTGCCGACGCCCGCGGACCCGATCGCGGCGATGGTGCTGGATGGCGCCGAGGGGCTGGCCCTGCTGTTGTCGATCACGATGATCGCCAGCGCCACGCTGCTGGGGTTCCCCGCAAGGCCGAGCCGCGGGCGGACGATCGCCGCAGTCGCACTGTTCGGCTATGTGCCGGCCTATGTCGCCGCGGCGGTTCTCAGCCAGGGCGCGGCGTCACCGGATATCGTTGCCATCATACCCCTGCTCGCCGACCAGGTCTTCCTCGGCGTCCTCAGCCTTGCGCTGCTCTCGATGGCCGGCGAGCGCGCGCTCGCCCAGCTGCGCCAGGTCGCGTTGCGCGACCCCCTGACCGGTGCGTGGAACCGCGCGGGGCTGGCGGCGGCGCAGGCCCGCCTGCTGGTGGAGGGCGCGGTGGTGGTGGCGGTGGACATCGATCATTTCAAGGCGATCAACGACCGCCACGGCCATGACGCCGGCGATCAGGTGCTGATCACGCTTTCCCATCATGCCTGCACGCTGGCGGACCAGCTTGGCGGATCCTTCGCGCGGGTGGGCGGCGACGAGTTCGTCGCCATTCTCCCGCCGGGCAGCGACGCGCATCGCTTCGCCGACCGGCTGAGTGCGCTCGGCCGTCGCCATCCCGTCCATCAGGGCACATGGACGATCAGCATCGGGCTGGCGCATGTCCAGGCCGGCGACACCAACTTCCACGATGCACGGCGCCGCGCCGATGGCCGGCTCTACGCGGCGAAGGCCGCAGGCCGCGACCAGGTCGCGGCCTGA
- a CDS encoding DedA family protein has protein sequence MMLETLVARYGLIALFLGAGIEGETVVILGGIMVHRGILPPLPAIAAAAAGSFVADQIFFALGRRFRDHRFVRRIRDRPAFARALATFERRPTAFVFAFRFLYGLRTVSPVAIGTTTLPTARFMGVNAASATLWGTTFVGAGYLFGQAIETAFGRIRPLEHVLIPAAAVILLLAIGVRGWRRRR, from the coding sequence ATGATGCTCGAAACACTGGTTGCCCGTTACGGCCTGATCGCGCTGTTCCTCGGCGCGGGGATCGAGGGGGAAACGGTCGTCATCCTCGGCGGGATCATGGTGCACCGGGGCATATTGCCGCCGCTGCCTGCGATCGCGGCGGCGGCGGCGGGCTCCTTCGTCGCCGACCAGATCTTCTTCGCGCTCGGCCGGCGCTTCCGCGACCATCGCTTCGTCCGCCGCATCCGTGACCGGCCCGCCTTCGCCCGCGCGCTCGCCACGTTCGAACGGCGCCCGACCGCCTTCGTCTTCGCCTTCCGCTTCCTCTACGGGCTGCGCACGGTAAGCCCCGTCGCGATCGGCACCACCACCTTGCCCACCGCCCGCTTCATGGGCGTCAACGCCGCCTCCGCGACGCTGTGGGGCACGACGTTCGTCGGCGCCGGCTATCTCTTCGGCCAAGCGATCGAAACCGCGTTCGGCCGCATCCGGCCGCTCGAACATGTGCTGATCCCCGCGGCGGCGGTGATCCTGCTGCTGGCCATCGGCGTGCGCGGGTGGCGCCGACGGCGATAG
- the egtD gene encoding L-histidine N(alpha)-methyltransferase — protein sequence MATMLNVDPAFRADVLTGLSLRPRAIPARWFYDRQGSELFEAITRLPEYYPTRVETALLERHAGEIAQLVGPGRAVVEFGSGSSTKTPHILSAVEPAAYVPIDISGEFLRQSAAALAADFPKLRIEPLEADFTQPIQPPDSIAGLPRLGFFPGSTIGNMVARTAVNLLRAMVETLGIGAKLLIGMDRRKSPEVLIPAYDDAAGITARFNLNLLERINRELDADVPVDAFRHRAVWNDGHSRIEMHLQAMRDLRFAIDGRPFEMAAGETIHTENSHKYGPHDARLLLRAGAWTPIAEWTDPQDQFAILLCEAQAPGTAP from the coding sequence ATGGCGACGATGCTCAACGTGGATCCGGCGTTTCGCGCCGACGTGCTGACGGGGCTGTCGCTGCGCCCGCGTGCGATCCCCGCGCGCTGGTTCTACGACCGGCAGGGTTCGGAACTGTTCGAGGCGATCACCCGGCTGCCCGAATATTATCCCACGCGCGTGGAGACGGCATTGCTCGAGCGGCACGCGGGCGAAATCGCGCAGCTCGTCGGCCCCGGCCGCGCGGTGGTCGAGTTCGGATCCGGATCCTCGACCAAGACGCCGCACATCCTCTCCGCGGTGGAGCCGGCGGCCTATGTGCCGATCGACATTTCGGGCGAGTTCCTGCGCCAGTCCGCGGCGGCGCTCGCGGCAGACTTCCCCAAGCTGCGCATCGAGCCGCTGGAAGCCGATTTCACCCAGCCGATCCAGCCGCCGGACAGCATCGCGGGGCTCCCCCGGCTGGGCTTTTTCCCGGGCTCGACGATCGGCAACATGGTTGCGCGTACTGCGGTCAACCTGCTGCGGGCGATGGTCGAAACGCTGGGGATTGGCGCCAAATTGCTGATCGGCATGGACCGTCGCAAGTCGCCCGAGGTGCTGATCCCCGCCTATGACGACGCGGCGGGCATCACCGCGCGATTCAACCTGAACCTGCTCGAGCGGATCAACCGCGAACTCGACGCCGACGTACCGGTGGACGCGTTTCGCCACCGCGCGGTGTGGAACGACGGCCATTCGCGGATCGAGATGCACCTGCAGGCGATGCGCGACCTGCGCTTCGCGATCGACGGCCGGCCGTTCGAGATGGCGGCGGGCGAAACGATCCATACCGAGAACAGCCACAAATACGGCCCCCACGACGCCCGTCTGCTGCTGCGCGCCGGCGCGTGGACGCCGATCGCCGAATGGACTGACCCGCAGGACCAGTTCGCGATCCTCCTGTGCGAGGCACAGGCGCCCGGCACCGCGCCGTAA